From the Tenacibaculum dicentrarchi genome, the window AAAAATGACCGTAACCATGTTTACGTTCATTTTTTTTAACAAGTACCCTACCAATACTTGGAGTTTCAAAGTATTCACCGCTATTAAATAAACGTGTATAAGCTATAATTTTATCCTTCTTTATTCCTAAAACATGTAAGGCGTGTTGGTCTTTATTATCAAGATCTTGATATACACAGTTTTGTTCAACAACAAAAATTTCAGAACGTAATTGTAATATTTGATAGAGTTCTGATATTGTTAATTCTGTAAATTTTTTGATTAAAAAGTTCATTTAAAAAAATTAATTTATAATGATTATAAACTATTATAGACAATCGCAAGCTATTTTATTAACTCTGTTTGCGTGTCTTCCTCCTTCAAATTCAGTATTTAAAAATATAGTTACAAAACCTAAAGCTTGTTGTAATGATACAAAACGAGCAGGAATAGTTAAAATATTGGCATTATTATGTTGACGAGTTAATGCTACTAATTCATTATTCCAACATAAAGCAGCACGTACTCCTTGATGTTTATTAGCAGTCATTTGTGCACCATTACCACTTCCGCATAAAATAATTCCCATTTCAGCCTGCTTAGTTTCTACGGCTTCAGCTGTTGGGTGAATAGCATCTGGGTAATCCATACTATTACTATCATTTGTTCCAAAATTAATAACCTTGTGTCCTTGTTTTTCTAAAAATTTTATAATTTCAAATTTATACTCAGTACCAGCATGGTCATTTCCAATGGCTATTGTCATAATTTGTTGATTTTAATTTAGTTGTGTGTAACAAAAATACAGTAATTCAGGGTTATCAACAGTAATTAACAATGCTTTTTTAATAAAAACAGATAAAGGTCTAAAAATCAAATATTTATAAACACCAGATGAATGTTAATAAGTAAGAGTATCTTTTTAAAACTTTTTTTGTTTATCTAAAATATTTTTACAATACAAAAGTATATTTAATATACACAACTTTTTTTATCAGATTCTAATAAACATTTATCAACA encodes:
- a CDS encoding GNAT family N-acetyltransferase, which translates into the protein MNFLIKKFTELTISELYQILQLRSEIFVVEQNCVYQDLDNKDQHALHVLGIKKDKIIAYTRLFNSGEYFETPSIGRVLVKKNERKHGYGHFLIEASKQAVYDNYNSNKITISAQKYLIKFYKSHGFIKEGKEYLEDGIPHVKMKIA
- the rpiB gene encoding ribose 5-phosphate isomerase B yields the protein MTIAIGNDHAGTEYKFEIIKFLEKQGHKVINFGTNDSNSMDYPDAIHPTAEAVETKQAEMGIILCGSGNGAQMTANKHQGVRAALCWNNELVALTRQHNNANILTIPARFVSLQQALGFVTIFLNTEFEGGRHANRVNKIACDCL